From the genome of Streptococcus oralis:
TGGGAAATTACACGTGTAGGGGCAGATATCAAACTCAAATGTAGCAATTGTGATCACGTTGTTATGATGAGTCGCTATGATTTTGAACGAAAAATGAATAAGATTATTGACTAAGAACCCTTAGTTAGAGGGTTAGCAAGTTTTCCCTTTTTGTGTTATAATGTTAGGGATTGAAATGAGAACGGAGAATGAGAAACTATGGCTTTAACAGCAGGTATCGTTGGTTT
Proteins encoded in this window:
- a CDS encoding DUF951 domain-containing protein, which translates into the protein MYQVGNFVEMKKPHACTIKSTGKKANRWEITRVGADIKLKCSNCDHVVMMSRYDFERKMNKIID